The DNA sequence TGCTGTACTGAAAAACAGTTTGTCCGTTAAGTTCATATTTTCCGGTTGGGAAAGTAACTGCATTTCCTGTACTGTAAACAAATAAACCTGAGAAAGACCATTTTGGATTTAGCTGATAAGTCGCGACTATTGACAGATCATGGGTCTTATCCATTCTGGCATTGTACCATTCGTTGTCATTAATACCATTTATTTTTCTTTCAGTTTTTGATAAAGTATAAGAAATCCAACCTGTTAGTTTTCCACTTTTCTTTTTTGCGATAAGCTCAAGACCATAGGCTCTTCCTTTACCGAATAACAATTCACTTTCTATATCTGCGGCGGTATCAAAAGTAATTTGAGCTCCGTTTTTATAGTCAATCTGATTTTGCATTGATTTGTAATATACTTCTGCATTAATTTCATAGTTGTTGTTATTGAAATTCCTGCTGTATCCCAAACTTACCTGATCTGCAATTTCAGGCTTTATGTTATAGCTGCTTCCAATCCACTGATCGGTAGGATTTCCACTGCTGCTATTGCTTAAAAGGTGTAGATTTTGGGTGTTACGTGAATATCCTCCTTTTATACTGCTGACTTCATTGATCCGGTAATTAGCTGTAATACGGGGTTCCAGATTAACATAGGTTTTTCCAAATTTCCCCTTTTCAAGATATCTGCTTTCTGTCAGAGTTCCGTTTTCGTAAGTATTAAAAGTATCGCCTCCTAAAACACTGAATCCGGAAAGTCTTAATCCATAATTAATGGTCAGCTTTTCTGTAGCTTTAAAATCATCATTGATGTATACTGCATTCTCCCATGAATATCTTGGGTTTCTTGGAAAACTGCTTACACTGGTGCCTGAAGCACTGCTTGGCGTAAGGGTATGATAAATGGATTGAAGACCAAAACGAACGGAATGCTTATTTCCTGCAAACCATGTGAAATCCTGCTTGAGGTTCCAGTCCTGGATCTCAGAATTTAGGCCAAACTTATTATCATTACTTTCAAGGCTGATCTTGTAATTATAATCACTGTAAATAATGGATGTATTGGAGAATAGTTTGCTGCTGATAATGCTGTTCCAGCGTAGGGTTGCTGTTGTATTTCCCCAGTCTGTTGCAAACGTTTTTCCTACTCCTAATACATCTCTTCCGAAATATCCGGATAGATAAAGGCGGTTACTCTCATTGATCTGGTAGTTCGCTTTTAAATTAAGATCATAAAAATATAACTTACTGTCTTTATAATCGTCACTTCCTTTAAGGAATAAATCGGCGTACGTTCTTCTTCCTGAAACAATAAATGATGATTTCTCCTTTTGAATAGGTCCTTCAACACTTAATCTGCTGCTGATTAAACCAATTCCTCCATTAACGTTATAGTCTTTGTTATTTCCATCTTTCATCTTTACATCCATTACTGAAGATAAACGTCCTCCATACTGAGCCGGACTGTTTCCTTTAATAATACTGGCATCTTTTAGCGCATCACTGTTGAATGTACTGAAAAAACCCAGTAAATGAGAAGCATTATAAACAGGAGCTTCATCCAGTAATATTAGATTTTGGTCGGTTGCACCACCTCTTACACTAAATCCACTGTTTCCCTCACCATTACTTTTAATCCCTGGCAATAGCTGAATTGTTTTCATTACATCCTTTTCTCCAAACAAAACAGGAAGCTTCTCGATGTTTTTGATGCTTAAAGTCTCAGTACCCATTTGAGCAGTAGAAAGGTTTTTATCCTTTTTAACGCCTGATATGATCACTTCATCAATTTTTGCTGTTCTTTCTTCCTCTTCCTGATTTAGGGGAAGATCCAGTTTGATATTCTGATCAACTTTTATAGGTTGCTCAAAATCTTTATAGCCGGGATAAGAAATAATCATGGTGTAATTTCCCTCCGGTAAGGATAGAGAGTAGAAACCGTATTCATTGGCAACTACATTGATCGAGGGATCTTCAGCTACTTTTACGGTAACTCCAATCAACAGTTCTCCGTTCTTTTTGTCTTTCACAGTTCCACTGACAGAGTATTTCTGTTGGGCTAAAACCACTGTACTGAAACAGAGAGCGGCCGAGGCGGCAGCAATTTTAAAAAAGGATGTTTGCATTCAGTTTATTTTTTTAATGTAGTAGATTTTTTAAATAGTAGTAGGATTTAGTTATGGTTTGTTACATGGGGAAAGAAGAGAAGTTCAATTTTACCGAAAAACCAGTAGAAAGATGTACTGAGAAACAGGTATGAAAAAAAGATGATTACAATTTTACTGGTTTGGTGATTGGTTGTGGGTTAAAATAGTTTTCTTTAAAAATCTGCAATGCGAAAGTAAGTATTTTAGTTTTTAAAATGTACTTCGTCATATTATTTTTCAAACAATTGTGACTTTTTGCCTGTAATTCTGGCTTTATGAGAAGTCGTTGACAAAATTCAGCTCATCTTGATACAGAGATTTAGTAATTGGTTATCAAGGAGTATAACTGAAAAATTGTAAAAATATTTGATCAGTGATAAAAAAAATAATAATTTTAATGCCAGTGCAAATTATTAAACACTAAATAATAAACATGAAAAAAGTAACAGGTATTGGAGGCATTTTTTTCAAATGCAAGGATCCTAAGCAAATGCAGGAATGGTATAAAAATCACCTTGGTTTAGACACCAATGATTACGGAGCCACATTTGAATGGCGTGAAGCGGAGGATACCTCTAAAGAAGGGGCTACTCAATGGAGCCCGTTTTCTGAAACCACAAAGTATTTTGAACCTTCAGCCAAAGAATTTATGATCAATTACAGAGTGGCTGATCTGGAAGCTCTTGTTGAAGAATTGAAAAAAGAAGGAGTAACCATTGTTGATGAAATAGCAACTTATGATTATGGAAAATTTGTTCATATCATGGATGTGGAAGGAAATAAAATTGAGCTGTGGGAACCGAAATAAATTTTTAGTTTTTTAAAAGAACAGAATAAAAAAGAGATTGTATTAACCTGCTGCCCTGCTGCGCAAAGTCTGCGACTTTGAGCAATAACGAATAAGCATAGTGTTGACTATTTTATTGTACAAAAATTTTTGAGAATTTTTTAAATCCATATATTTAAAATAAAAATACACAAAATGAAAGAAGGTTATGTTATACGAGATCAGGAAAAGCCACATTTTATTACTTGTACAGTTATAGATTGGATTGATATCTTTTCGCGAAAAACTATAGAGATGTAATAATTGAGTCGTTAGATTTCTGTATTAAAAATAAAGGGATGATATTATATGGTTATGTGATTATGACTAATCATCTTCATCTCATAATACAATCAAAAAATAACAATTTATCAGATTTAATAAGAGATTTTAAAAAATATACAGCGAAAAGTATTCTTGAAAAAGTTCAAAATGAGCCTGAAAGTAGAAGAGAATGGATTCTAGAACGATTCTCTAAAGCAACTGAGACCCACAATAGGAATAAAACATACCAGTTTTGGCGATATGGTAATCATGCAGAAGAAATATTTACATTATATTTCATGTGGGAGAAGTTAAATTATATCCATCTCAACCCCGTAAGAGCTGGGTTTGTTGAAAAAGGGTATCACTACCTTTATTCTTCGGCTAGTAATTATACATATGGAAAAGGGCTACTTGATATTGAGATAGCTGAGAATCCTATTATAGATGTTACGGGGAAAAATAATTTTTGGAAATATAATAATTATGATGATTGAATGTGATGACTCAAAGTCAGAGACTTTGCGTAGCAAGTAAACCGATTTTTTTTAAAAGACAAATTTTGTAATATCCAGCTGCGCAAAGTCTGCGACTTTGAGCAATAACAGTTTCCAATTCTATCCTTATATTTGGTTTATGAAAACAGGTTTATTCGCAATACTTTTAGTCGCTTTCAGTAATTACTGCCATACACAAATAAAATCACAGCTAAAGATCGAATCAGGCGTTTCCTATGAGTTGGCCCGATTCAGGAAAAGTACATTAAGTGATATTACATATGAACTGGACCTGAAGATTCCTGAAAGCAAGTCGGAAAGGATCTCCGGAACAGAAGCTCTTTCTTTTAATTATAAAAAGGAGAGTGAAGAGCCCCTGCAAATTGATTTTAAAGAAGATGCTTCCTCCCTGACTGCCGTATCCGTCAATGGAAAGATTATACAACCGGTTCTGAAAAATGAACATATCGTGATTGAAGCGGTATACTTGAAATCAGGAACCAATACAATTCATTTTACATTCCTTGCCGGGGATGGAGCATTGAACAGACGTGATGGCTATTTGTATGCTTTATTTGTTCCGGATCGCGCACGAACCATGTTTCCTTGTTTTGACCAACCCAATCTGAAAGCAAATTATACTTTGTCACTAACGATTCCTGAAAAGTGGAGTGCAATAACGAATGGAAAATTAAAAGAAACAACGATAGAAGGAAAAAATAAAAGATTAAACTTTGGTCAATCAGACCTATTGCCAACCTATCTGTTTTCTTTTTCTGCCGGAGACTTCAAAACCTTTACTGCTAAAATTGGCCAGGAGGATTCCAAAATTTTATACCGTGAAACGGATTCTGTAAAAATTAAAAACAGCATGGATTCAATTTTTTCTCTGTACAAAAATTCCCTTGCTTACTATGAAAAATGGACCGGAATTTCACATCCTTTTCAAAAACATGGAATGGTTGCTGTTCCTGATTTTCAGTTTGGAGGAATGGAACATCCGGGGGCTATTTTATTTCAGAATTCCACCTTATTTCTGGATAAAAATGCTACGCAAAATCAGTTAAACAGCAGATCGAATCTTATTGCGCATGAGGTTGCTCATCTCTGGTTTGGTGATATGGTAACCATGGATTGGTTTAATGATGTATGGATGAAAGAGGTATTTGCCAACTTTATGGCCGATAAAAGTACAGGAGCCTCTTCAGATAAAAGGGTATATGATCTTAAATTCTTAACAACCCATTTTCCTGCTGCTTATTCTGTAGACCGTACTTTGGGGGCAAACCCAATTCGCCAGAATCTGGACAATCTGAAAAATGCAGGAATGATGTATGGTCCGATTATTTATAACAAAGCACCTATTATGATGCGCCAGCTGGAACTTTTAGCAGGTGAGGAAAATTTTAGAAATGGGGTGGATGAATATCTTAAAAAATATGCCTATGGTAATGCTACCTGGCCAGATCTTATTACAATCCTGGATAAATATACCCCTGAGGATTTACAAAAGTGGAATAAGGTATGGGTTAATGACCCTGGTAGACCAATAGTTGATTATGAGATAAAATATAAAGGGAATATCATTGAGCGTTTTAAGGTTTCCCAGCACCCGGAATATGGAAAAGAACAAAAATCATGGCCCCAGGAATTTGAAATAAGCTTATTCTATGCCGATAGAGTAGAAAAATCAATCATCAAACTTTCAGGAAGTCAGCAAGAAATTTCTGAATTAAAAGGAAAAACGAAACCCCTTTTTGTCCTTCAAAATTCATCAGGAATAGGATATGGAGTATTCAGAATGGATAAAGATCTGATGTCTAACTTTTCTTTAATAAAAGATCCGGTCAACCGTGCCAGTGCTTATATTTCATTATATGAGAATATGCTGGGAGGCCTGGGAGCACATCCGCAGGAATTATTTCATTTTTTTTCCGGGCAGCTGCAAAATGAAACGTCAGAGCTGAATCTCCGTTTGATCACAGGGTATATTTCAACCATTTACTGGACTTTTTTACCTGAAGCCCAGCGGCTG is a window from the Chryseobacterium sp. T16E-39 genome containing:
- a CDS encoding TonB-dependent receptor; the protein is MQTSFFKIAAASAALCFSTVVLAQQKYSVSGTVKDKKNGELLIGVTVKVAEDPSINVVANEYGFYSLSLPEGNYTMIISYPGYKDFEQPIKVDQNIKLDLPLNQEEEERTAKIDEVIISGVKKDKNLSTAQMGTETLSIKNIEKLPVLFGEKDVMKTIQLLPGIKSNGEGNSGFSVRGGATDQNLILLDEAPVYNASHLLGFFSTFNSDALKDASIIKGNSPAQYGGRLSSVMDVKMKDGNNKDYNVNGGIGLISSRLSVEGPIQKEKSSFIVSGRRTYADLFLKGSDDYKDSKLYFYDLNLKANYQINESNRLYLSGYFGRDVLGVGKTFATDWGNTTATLRWNSIISSKLFSNTSIIYSDYNYKISLESNDNKFGLNSEIQDWNLKQDFTWFAGNKHSVRFGLQSIYHTLTPSSASGTSVSSFPRNPRYSWENAVYINDDFKATEKLTINYGLRLSGFSVLGGDTFNTYENGTLTESRYLEKGKFGKTYVNLEPRITANYRINEVSSIKGGYSRNTQNLHLLSNSSSGNPTDQWIGSSYNIKPEIADQVSLGYSRNFNNNNYEINAEVYYKSMQNQIDYKNGAQITFDTAADIESELLFGKGRAYGLELIAKKKSGKLTGWISYTLSKTERKINGINDNEWYNARMDKTHDLSIVATYQLNPKWSFSGLFVYSTGNAVTFPTGKYELNGQTVFQYSSRNADRMPAYHRMDLSATYEPSSNSNKRFRGSWSFGIYNIYGRENAYTITFEDNPNNPGTTRAMQTSLFRWVPNITYNFKF
- a CDS encoding VOC family protein, with the translated sequence MKKVTGIGGIFFKCKDPKQMQEWYKNHLGLDTNDYGATFEWREAEDTSKEGATQWSPFSETTKYFEPSAKEFMINYRVADLEALVEELKKEGVTIVDEIATYDYGKFVHIMDVEGNKIELWEPK
- a CDS encoding transposase, with the protein product MKNKGMILYGYVIMTNHLHLIIQSKNNNLSDLIRDFKKYTAKSILEKVQNEPESRREWILERFSKATETHNRNKTYQFWRYGNHAEEIFTLYFMWEKLNYIHLNPVRAGFVEKGYHYLYSSASNYTYGKGLLDIEIAENPIIDVTGKNNFWKYNNYDD
- a CDS encoding M1 family aminopeptidase; this encodes MKTGLFAILLVAFSNYCHTQIKSQLKIESGVSYELARFRKSTLSDITYELDLKIPESKSERISGTEALSFNYKKESEEPLQIDFKEDASSLTAVSVNGKIIQPVLKNEHIVIEAVYLKSGTNTIHFTFLAGDGALNRRDGYLYALFVPDRARTMFPCFDQPNLKANYTLSLTIPEKWSAITNGKLKETTIEGKNKRLNFGQSDLLPTYLFSFSAGDFKTFTAKIGQEDSKILYRETDSVKIKNSMDSIFSLYKNSLAYYEKWTGISHPFQKHGMVAVPDFQFGGMEHPGAILFQNSTLFLDKNATQNQLNSRSNLIAHEVAHLWFGDMVTMDWFNDVWMKEVFANFMADKSTGASSDKRVYDLKFLTTHFPAAYSVDRTLGANPIRQNLDNLKNAGMMYGPIIYNKAPIMMRQLELLAGEENFRNGVDEYLKKYAYGNATWPDLITILDKYTPEDLQKWNKVWVNDPGRPIVDYEIKYKGNIIERFKVSQHPEYGKEQKSWPQEFEISLFYADRVEKSIIKLSGSQQEISELKGKTKPLFVLQNSSGIGYGVFRMDKDLMSNFSLIKDPVNRASAYISLYENMLGGLGAHPQELFHFFSGQLQNETSELNLRLITGYISTIYWTFLPEAQRLKESENLENTFWKALQTHTAKNNKKILFDGYQGIFQSQQAYDNLYKIWKSQTPPKEVSLNDEDFTNLALSLSLRNNENSDLLQEQLIRIKNPDRINRFKIIMQAASSDKKMRDDFFSSLSEKKNRSNESAIGASLAYLHHPLRQQVSINYLPKTLELLQEIQKTGDIFFPDNWLRSTFGSYQDPKALKIVDQFLLQNQEYNPILKNKILQATDNLRRAQVLVK